The following coding sequences lie in one Candidatus Eremiobacterota bacterium genomic window:
- the glmM gene encoding phosphoglucosamine mutase produces MSRLFGTDGIRGVANRELTPELALRVGRAAAVVLLDAAEANRPILVGRDTRLSGTMLEAGLIAGITSAGRDATSLGIVPTPAVACVTRAIGAAGGAVISASHNPIADNGIKFFGSDGFKLSDELEDRIEALLGSSDIPRPTGAGVGIARVAQNLARHYYSALYEGAADLNGLHVVVDCGHGAAYAVAPYALRKLGARVTEMNCDADGGRINVASGATDLRGLQAAVRQRIDAGERRVIGVAFDGDADRALFVDETGTAITGDHVLFALGRSMQRRGELAGNTIVATLMSNVGFERALRKHGLNLIRTAVGDRYVLERMRAGGFVLGGEQSGHAIDFRYNTTGDGPRTAITLLSIVAQEQTTLHDLVREIVYAPQMLLNVRSERRDVLELPVIRDAIASAQAQLGEAARLVVRASGTEPLIRVMAEGEDRDAVEQTVRHLVSQIEQEVGRSVST; encoded by the coding sequence GTGAGCCGGCTCTTCGGCACCGATGGAATCCGCGGCGTAGCGAATCGCGAGCTTACGCCCGAACTGGCGCTACGTGTCGGGCGTGCGGCCGCCGTGGTGCTCCTCGATGCAGCGGAGGCGAACCGGCCGATTCTCGTGGGACGCGATACTCGATTGTCGGGCACCATGCTCGAGGCGGGTTTGATCGCTGGAATCACATCGGCGGGAAGAGACGCAACCTCGCTGGGCATCGTGCCGACACCAGCCGTTGCGTGCGTGACCCGAGCCATCGGAGCTGCTGGAGGCGCCGTTATCAGCGCGTCGCACAATCCCATTGCCGACAACGGCATTAAATTCTTTGGCTCGGATGGTTTTAAACTTTCCGACGAGCTCGAGGACCGTATCGAAGCATTGCTCGGATCGAGCGATATTCCCAGGCCGACGGGTGCCGGGGTCGGAATCGCGCGTGTCGCGCAAAATCTCGCGCGGCATTACTATAGCGCGCTCTATGAGGGGGCCGCCGATCTCAACGGCTTGCACGTGGTCGTCGATTGCGGCCATGGTGCGGCATATGCCGTTGCGCCGTATGCGTTGCGCAAGCTGGGGGCGCGAGTGACCGAGATGAACTGCGATGCCGATGGCGGTCGCATCAATGTCGCATCCGGAGCAACCGACCTGCGCGGGCTCCAAGCGGCGGTTCGCCAAAGAATTGACGCTGGCGAGCGCCGCGTCATTGGTGTCGCCTTTGACGGGGACGCCGACCGGGCACTCTTCGTCGATGAAACCGGCACGGCAATCACCGGCGACCACGTACTCTTCGCTTTAGGGCGATCGATGCAACGCCGCGGTGAGTTGGCAGGCAACACGATCGTCGCAACGTTGATGAGTAACGTCGGATTCGAGCGCGCCTTGCGAAAGCACGGTCTCAATTTGATTCGGACTGCCGTCGGCGATCGCTACGTCCTCGAACGAATGCGGGCCGGTGGTTTCGTCCTGGGCGGCGAGCAATCGGGCCATGCCATCGACTTTCGCTACAATACCACCGGCGATGGCCCGCGCACGGCGATAACGCTACTCAGCATCGTTGCGCAGGAGCAGACGACCTTGCACGATTTGGTTCGGGAGATCGTCTATGCGCCGCAGATGCTGCTGAACGTCCGGAGCGAGCGACGCGACGTTCTCGAGTTGCCGGTGATTCGCGACGCGATCGCGTCGGCTCAAGCGCAGCTCGGCGAAGCGGCGCGACTCGTGGTTCGTGCGTCGGGAACCGAACCGCTGATCCGGGTGATGGCGGAGGGCGAAGACCGCGACGCCGTCGAGCAAACCGTCCGGCATCTTGTGTCGCAAATCGAGCAGGAGGTAGGGCGCTCGGTTTCAACGTAA
- a CDS encoding C40 family peptidase: MRYALAVGALALSIAGSGAIARAGGSPPQVDYFGATESTNAQALSPDVAEWTSRLIVTTQPRHHNGIERFAGGILARTSRIAQRLTSSALRFLGVPYVFGGTTASGFDCSGFVQHVFALLGVELPRTADAQYDVGRPALGGPRPGDLVFFDTYGGVSHVGIYLGGGQFVHASSSHGVMVSRLSESYWASRYVGAKRLLASR, translated from the coding sequence TTGCGTTATGCGTTAGCTGTAGGGGCACTGGCCCTATCGATTGCCGGTTCCGGTGCAATTGCCCGAGCCGGCGGCAGCCCACCCCAAGTCGATTATTTTGGAGCTACCGAAAGCACCAATGCCCAAGCACTGAGCCCCGATGTCGCCGAATGGACGTCGCGGCTGATCGTTACCACCCAGCCGCGGCATCATAACGGGATCGAGCGTTTCGCCGGCGGAATTCTTGCCCGAACCTCGAGGATCGCTCAGCGCCTGACCAGCAGCGCGCTTCGCTTCCTCGGCGTCCCGTACGTTTTCGGCGGCACGACAGCCTCCGGCTTTGATTGCTCGGGCTTCGTTCAGCACGTCTTCGCTCTGCTCGGCGTCGAATTGCCGCGAACCGCCGACGCTCAATACGACGTTGGCCGGCCGGCGCTGGGCGGTCCACGGCCCGGCGACCTCGTTTTCTTCGATACTTATGGTGGCGTATCGCACGTCGGCATCTATCTCGGAGGGGGCCAGTTCGTCCACGCCAGCTCTTCCCATGGGGTCATGGTCAGCCGGCTATCGGAATCGTACTGGGCTTCGCGGTATGTCGGCGCGAAGCGCCTTCTCGCTTCACGGTAG
- a CDS encoding STAS domain-containing protein yields the protein MTRMDRGEMTHDELNIDLKSEDGGTLVFRLRGSLDLATAPTVRAALADATEKGNQELIVDLTALEFLDSTGLGVLIGAHRRAAERGGSFRLIVADGPISRLLNITGLIAVFAVYHSIEDARSDRSRVNATI from the coding sequence GTGACGCGAATGGACCGCGGCGAGATGACGCACGACGAGTTGAATATTGACCTCAAGAGCGAAGATGGCGGCACGCTTGTCTTTAGGCTGCGTGGAAGTCTCGATCTCGCCACGGCTCCGACCGTCAGGGCCGCCTTGGCCGATGCGACCGAGAAGGGCAATCAAGAACTGATCGTCGATCTCACGGCCCTCGAGTTTCTCGACTCGACCGGTCTGGGCGTGCTCATTGGCGCGCATCGCCGAGCGGCCGAACGCGGGGGCTCATTTCGTTTGATCGTGGCGGACGGACCGATCTCGCGTCTGCTCAATATCACGGGGTTGATCGCGGTGTTCGCCGTCTACCATTCGATCGAAGACGCGCGGAGCGATCGAAGCCGCGTGAACGCGACAATTTAG
- a CDS encoding 4Fe-4S dicluster domain-containing protein, whose amino-acid sequence MTEHALLGFSGADQPDASIYDTCIRCGLCLPSCPTYLETMTETSGPRGRISLIKAVGESRLDVRSAGFVEQMWQCLDCRACEAICPSGVRYGQLVEKARVQIRQTQRPADTPRERLQRFGLRALFARIETLRAVAVLLRFAQRTRLISVAKLFGWGRTAELAPTISDDFFTAHDQRFEADAAQGVAFLHAGCIMPFAFAHVHRATVRMLRRGGLSTIVGSGQGCCGAIALHAGEIEFARELAKRNIAAFERSAADVYVVNAAGCGSTLKEYGELLAGDEQWARRAANFSSRVRDVTEVLDALDLGDPMRPIDANATYQEPCHLVHAQRICGAPRRLLARIPGLRLIEMGESAVCCGSAGLYNLTQPEMASRLQRRKVGAIVQTGATVVVTANPGCALQVAAGLRDAGYRASVKHVVELLDEAYREIS is encoded by the coding sequence ATGACCGAGCATGCGCTACTGGGCTTCAGCGGAGCCGACCAGCCCGATGCATCGATCTACGACACCTGCATTCGCTGCGGTCTCTGCTTGCCGTCGTGTCCAACCTATTTGGAGACTATGACAGAAACGTCGGGACCGCGCGGCCGCATTAGTCTGATCAAAGCGGTCGGCGAGTCACGGCTCGACGTGAGAAGTGCCGGTTTTGTCGAGCAGATGTGGCAATGTCTGGACTGCCGAGCCTGCGAGGCGATCTGTCCCTCCGGCGTTCGCTATGGTCAGCTGGTCGAAAAGGCCCGCGTCCAAATTCGGCAAACGCAGCGGCCCGCCGACACGCCGCGGGAGCGGCTGCAACGCTTCGGCCTGCGCGCGCTCTTTGCGCGGATTGAGACTCTGCGCGCCGTCGCCGTACTACTTCGTTTTGCGCAACGGACGCGATTGATATCCGTGGCCAAATTGTTTGGATGGGGGCGTACCGCAGAGCTTGCACCAACAATTTCCGACGACTTTTTCACGGCCCACGACCAGCGATTCGAGGCCGACGCTGCGCAGGGTGTGGCATTTCTCCATGCGGGGTGCATCATGCCGTTTGCGTTCGCTCACGTGCACCGCGCGACGGTGCGAATGTTGCGGCGCGGCGGCTTGTCGACGATCGTCGGCAGCGGGCAGGGATGTTGCGGAGCGATCGCGCTACACGCGGGCGAGATTGAGTTCGCGCGCGAGCTCGCGAAGCGCAATATCGCCGCCTTCGAACGCAGCGCCGCCGACGTCTATGTCGTCAATGCGGCGGGCTGCGGCAGCACGCTCAAGGAGTATGGCGAACTTCTCGCTGGCGACGAGCAGTGGGCACGACGGGCGGCCAATTTTTCAAGTCGCGTGCGCGACGTAACCGAAGTACTCGACGCGCTCGATCTTGGCGACCCTATGCGCCCGATCGACGCAAACGCGACCTATCAGGAGCCCTGTCACTTGGTGCACGCACAACGCATCTGCGGCGCGCCGCGCCGGCTACTGGCACGCATTCCCGGGCTACGCCTGATCGAGATGGGGGAGAGTGCCGTCTGCTGCGGAAGCGCGGGCCTTTACAACTTGACCCAACCCGAGATGGCCTCGCGCCTCCAACGCCGCAAGGTTGGGGCGATCGTGCAAACGGGCGCAACGGTCGTCGTAACCGCGAATCCGGGGTGCGCGCTTCAGGTCGCTGCGGGTCTGCGCGATGCCGGCTATCGCGCGTCGGTCAAGCACGTCGTCGAGCTGCTCGACGAGGCCTATCGCGAGATTTCCTAA
- a CDS encoding malate dehydrogenase translates to MKKRVRVAVTGAAGQIGYALIFRVASGQMFGTDTELELRLLELEGALGALRGVAMELEDCAFPLLKDVWHGSDVNEAMQDVDWAILVGAVPRKAGMERSDLLRINGAIFTEQGRAINAHAADDVGVFVVGNPANTNCLIAMNNAPRISNDRFFAMTTLDELRARAQLARKATADVTDVSRLVVWGNHSTTQFPHFEHATIGGRAARDAIGDQGWLESEFLSTVQNRGAEVIKTRGASSAASAANAAIVGVHNLTHDTPPHEYYSVGRCSHGEYGVDPGLIFSFPSRTENGVSRIVEGLEHSEFARAKLAATLEELRKERDAVKELGLIPAN, encoded by the coding sequence GTGAAAAAACGAGTGAGGGTAGCCGTCACCGGTGCGGCCGGACAGATCGGTTACGCATTGATCTTTCGAGTGGCTTCGGGGCAAATGTTCGGAACCGATACCGAGCTGGAACTCCGTTTGCTGGAGCTCGAAGGGGCCCTCGGCGCGCTACGGGGGGTCGCCATGGAACTGGAAGATTGCGCTTTCCCGCTGCTCAAAGACGTTTGGCACGGATCGGATGTGAACGAAGCGATGCAGGACGTCGATTGGGCGATTCTCGTGGGAGCGGTTCCACGCAAAGCCGGTATGGAACGCTCCGACCTGCTGCGCATCAATGGCGCTATATTTACCGAGCAAGGCCGCGCGATCAACGCGCACGCCGCCGATGACGTGGGCGTCTTCGTCGTCGGAAATCCCGCGAACACCAATTGCCTGATTGCAATGAACAATGCGCCTCGGATTTCAAACGATCGGTTCTTTGCGATGACCACGCTCGACGAGTTGCGGGCTCGCGCCCAACTCGCGCGCAAGGCCACTGCAGACGTCACCGACGTTTCCCGGCTGGTCGTGTGGGGAAATCATTCGACGACGCAATTTCCGCACTTCGAGCATGCGACGATCGGCGGTCGCGCGGCACGCGATGCGATTGGAGACCAGGGTTGGCTCGAAAGCGAGTTTCTTTCAACGGTGCAGAATCGCGGCGCCGAGGTGATTAAGACGCGCGGAGCCTCCTCGGCGGCGTCCGCTGCAAATGCCGCCATCGTCGGCGTACACAACCTCACCCACGATACGCCGCCACACGAGTACTACTCCGTCGGTCGTTGTTCGCACGGTGAGTACGGCGTCGATCCCGGATTGATCTTTTCGTTTCCCTCGCGGACCGAAAATGGAGTCTCGCGGATCGTCGAAGGACTCGAGCATAGCGAGTTCGCGCGTGCGAAGCTGGCGGCTACGCTTGAGGAGCTACGCAAGGAGCGCGACGCGGTCAAAGAACTCGGCCTGATCCCCGCGAACTAG
- a CDS encoding Fe-S cluster assembly protein HesB, giving the protein MKTLCELPLRGAGGEPISFPRTIYSHGCAALPPAIIQESPLVYRRRLRIANRVVEIELRERDGMLVAETASRLNARGSACVQAAIAKMFRLHDDLSPFYALIAADDALGWAAAGAGRILASPTVFEDVVKTICTTNCAWSATVRMTTALAALGGGAFPEPDRLAETPERWYRDVARMGYRGSYVSAIARAVAIGDLDLEALLEPRQHDDATVEALLLALPGIGPYGAAHVMQLLGRHRPLVLDSWTRPKYRRLAGRKQAKDSTIRRAFARYGAYAGLAFWLFLTRDWLE; this is encoded by the coding sequence GTGAAAACTCTCTGCGAGCTGCCGCTGCGCGGTGCGGGCGGCGAGCCTATTTCGTTTCCGCGTACGATCTATTCGCATGGCTGCGCGGCGTTGCCGCCGGCAATCATCCAAGAGTCGCCTTTGGTCTACCGCCGTCGTCTTCGAATCGCAAATCGCGTCGTCGAGATCGAACTGCGCGAGCGCGATGGCATGCTCGTCGCCGAAACGGCATCTCGGTTGAATGCCAGAGGATCCGCTTGCGTCCAGGCAGCCATCGCGAAAATGTTTCGCCTGCATGACGACCTTTCGCCATTTTACGCGCTCATCGCCGCCGACGACGCGCTGGGCTGGGCGGCAGCGGGCGCCGGGCGAATTCTGGCGAGCCCGACCGTCTTCGAAGACGTCGTCAAGACGATCTGCACCACGAACTGCGCCTGGTCGGCGACCGTTCGCATGACTACCGCGCTCGCCGCCCTGGGCGGGGGCGCCTTCCCCGAACCGGACCGGCTCGCCGAAACACCCGAACGCTGGTATCGGGACGTCGCGCGAATGGGCTATCGCGGAAGCTATGTCAGTGCGATTGCACGCGCTGTGGCGATTGGCGACCTCGATCTGGAAGCGTTGCTCGAACCCAGGCAACACGACGATGCAACGGTTGAAGCGCTGCTGCTCGCACTTCCCGGAATCGGGCCCTACGGCGCGGCACATGTGATGCAGCTGTTGGGTCGCCACCGGCCGCTGGTCCTGGATTCGTGGACGCGCCCGAAATATCGGCGTTTAGCCGGCAGAAAGCAGGCGAAAGATTCGACGATTCGCCGGGCCTTTGCGCGATACGGCGCGTACGCCGGGCTCGCATTTTGGCTCTTTCTGACGCGCGACTGGCTCGAATAG
- a CDS encoding TonB-dependent receptor, with amino-acid sequence MRLLKSILVAAMVATLPVPGPAGTTGGITGRVVEARSNAPIQGVFVTATSPSQSARSVTDATGTFRFLSLAPDTYTLSFSKDGFDPVTQPGLTVVADQVQTYNASLVRALRTIARVTAQSAAALVKPGQTSDVYSINAAGQQARQGVAGPGSLNNAYGAIATVPGVQLDPGEVGWWQTLHVRGGDIDQVGYEFDGIPTNRAYDNAPQTMLSTLGSQEVQVYTGGVPASSDAQGISGYVNQVVKTGTSPGYADVNLGVGYPTFYHQASVEAGGSTPDRLFSYYVGIGGSDQAFRYVNNNNGSNIPNSFFYPTSAVPGYTCGTSTCSALPYSNGYVYTGAPSPVLFTTGLGFSLATQSLRDTLLNFHFGIPQHNGLRDDVQALFMTSENLNQYYSSIDDFGANTLFALYGPLTWDDSYQYKGAPFQPFRPQDVYKYMFPSSPPHAFQGLLPDNIRDPNDNGVAIEKLQYQHEFSPSSYLRAYGYVEYSNWDINGYNSDAQPYYGWELPYFLPDHTHGFALSYVNQLNDQHLLSVTGSYTYSNMQRYFVTFFPSDWNVTSYVGKNGKCYDPSTGDQIGCYDQTQGTLTNPEPPVTYSCKTSPKLPACAPGINPQWLVTDTFEQGNQGLNQVAAALSGYSVNDQWRPDDKLDVNLGLRIENFTYDFGDTSPDNPARQFWFNAYNAEFCFAPGVNNNKPIDRTNSGIGACPVVGGVQTVPLANSPYGPLVNSSGGSYATARFQPRLGLTYTVDPGDVLRGSFGVYARPPNSSWVQYNTIDENLPAFLGNHFYGYGFNTPDHLIRPDTSYNYDLSWEHRVKGTDWSFKLSPFFRATRDQLQNFYIDPQGGLESGLNVGSQQSSGVEFALQKGDLSRDGLSGQLSFTYIHSQIRYQNFTNTNQNVIDQLNGYILAYDAFLKGHGGFPCYFYESSGGAGTTNCKQRGVVANPYYNQPYQNPLSPMAWYTTYDVIPGPAAAANGYAVPYVATLLLNYKHQRLTVTNFWNFNSGASYGAPTAWPGFNPQSCYAPPAAWLAAHGRAADPASCDDFGTLPLFIPDPYTNGYDNLGAFKEPWQLQMGFNFNYEVSPRITARLNFSNLLDICGQRGYQWDNPSVCVYGSLPTNFLYPAGNFYPNSVSSRPPPQLQYPYSFWFNGNNTGFLGVVQPLQVTGSVTFKL; translated from the coding sequence ATGCGGTTGCTCAAATCGATTCTCGTTGCGGCGATGGTCGCCACATTACCAGTACCGGGCCCAGCCGGCACAACCGGAGGGATTACCGGACGGGTGGTTGAGGCGCGCTCGAACGCGCCCATCCAGGGCGTATTCGTCACTGCCACGTCCCCGTCGCAGAGCGCACGATCGGTGACCGATGCGACCGGCACGTTCCGCTTTCTTTCGCTTGCGCCCGACACGTACACGCTCTCGTTTAGCAAAGACGGCTTCGATCCGGTTACGCAGCCCGGGCTGACGGTTGTCGCCGACCAGGTGCAAACCTATAACGCGTCGCTCGTGCGCGCGTTGCGAACGATCGCGCGCGTTACCGCGCAATCTGCCGCTGCTCTCGTCAAACCAGGACAGACCAGCGACGTTTACTCGATCAATGCCGCGGGGCAACAGGCGCGCCAGGGCGTCGCTGGTCCCGGGAGCTTGAACAACGCCTACGGAGCAATTGCAACCGTGCCGGGAGTGCAGCTGGATCCGGGTGAGGTCGGATGGTGGCAGACTCTTCACGTCCGTGGCGGCGACATCGATCAGGTTGGCTACGAGTTCGACGGGATTCCAACCAATCGGGCGTACGACAACGCGCCGCAGACAATGCTTTCGACCTTGGGAAGTCAGGAAGTCCAGGTTTACACCGGCGGCGTCCCAGCGAGTTCCGACGCCCAGGGAATCTCCGGCTACGTCAACCAGGTGGTCAAAACCGGCACGTCGCCCGGATACGCCGACGTAAATCTCGGAGTCGGCTATCCCACCTTTTACCATCAGGCGTCGGTCGAAGCGGGAGGATCAACGCCCGACCGGCTCTTCAGTTACTACGTCGGCATCGGCGGCAGCGATCAGGCATTTCGCTACGTCAACAATAACAACGGCTCGAACATTCCCAACTCATTCTTCTATCCGACCAGCGCGGTCCCCGGATATACTTGCGGAACCTCGACCTGCAGCGCGCTGCCGTATTCAAACGGTTACGTGTACACTGGGGCGCCGTCACCCGTGCTCTTCACGACGGGTTTGGGATTCTCTCTGGCAACGCAGTCGCTACGCGACACCCTGCTCAACTTTCATTTTGGTATCCCGCAGCACAACGGTCTACGCGACGACGTCCAGGCTCTCTTTATGACGAGCGAGAATCTCAATCAATATTACAGCTCGATCGATGATTTCGGCGCGAACACGCTCTTCGCACTCTATGGCCCGCTCACGTGGGACGATTCGTATCAGTACAAGGGCGCGCCGTTCCAGCCGTTTCGGCCGCAAGACGTCTATAAGTACATGTTTCCATCGAGCCCCCCGCACGCATTTCAAGGCCTATTGCCCGACAATATTCGCGATCCCAACGATAACGGGGTCGCCATCGAAAAGCTGCAGTATCAGCACGAATTTTCGCCATCCTCGTATCTTCGGGCCTACGGCTATGTCGAATATTCCAACTGGGACATCAACGGGTATAACTCCGACGCGCAGCCGTACTACGGCTGGGAGCTCCCATATTTTCTGCCGGATCATACCCACGGCTTTGCCTTGAGTTACGTCAATCAACTCAACGATCAGCACCTGCTCAGCGTCACCGGATCGTATACGTATTCGAACATGCAGCGCTACTTCGTGACCTTTTTTCCTTCGGACTGGAACGTTACGAGTTACGTTGGTAAGAACGGCAAGTGCTACGATCCGTCGACGGGCGACCAAATCGGGTGTTACGATCAAACGCAGGGCACGCTGACCAATCCCGAACCTCCGGTGACGTACTCGTGCAAGACGAGCCCGAAGCTGCCGGCGTGCGCTCCCGGAATCAACCCGCAGTGGCTCGTCACCGATACCTTCGAACAGGGCAATCAGGGCCTCAATCAGGTCGCGGCAGCGCTCAGTGGCTACTCTGTAAACGACCAGTGGCGACCCGACGACAAGCTCGACGTCAATCTGGGTCTGCGCATCGAAAATTTCACGTATGATTTCGGAGATACGAGCCCCGACAATCCTGCGCGCCAGTTCTGGTTCAACGCTTATAACGCCGAGTTCTGTTTTGCGCCTGGGGTCAACAACAATAAACCGATCGATCGAACCAATAGCGGGATAGGCGCCTGTCCGGTCGTCGGCGGCGTCCAGACCGTTCCCTTAGCGAATTCGCCGTACGGGCCTCTGGTAAACTCCAGCGGCGGCTCGTACGCGACGGCTCGATTTCAACCTCGGTTAGGGCTAACGTACACCGTCGATCCCGGTGACGTGCTTCGAGGATCGTTCGGCGTGTACGCGCGGCCGCCAAACTCATCGTGGGTGCAGTACAATACGATCGACGAGAATTTGCCGGCGTTTCTAGGCAATCACTTCTACGGATACGGGTTCAACACGCCCGACCACCTGATTCGGCCCGACACCTCGTACAATTACGATCTCTCCTGGGAGCATCGCGTCAAAGGGACCGATTGGAGTTTCAAGCTGAGCCCGTTTTTCCGAGCGACGCGGGACCAGTTGCAAAACTTTTATATCGATCCGCAAGGCGGCCTCGAATCGGGCCTGAACGTCGGCAGCCAGCAGAGCAGCGGCGTCGAGTTCGCGCTGCAAAAGGGGGATCTGTCGCGCGATGGCTTGAGCGGGCAGCTGTCGTTCACATACATTCACAGTCAGATCAGGTATCAAAACTTTACGAATACCAACCAAAACGTCATCGATCAGCTCAATGGCTACATCCTCGCCTACGACGCGTTCTTGAAAGGCCACGGCGGCTTTCCGTGCTACTTTTACGAATCGTCAGGTGGAGCGGGAACGACGAACTGCAAACAGCGCGGCGTGGTTGCCAATCCATACTACAACCAGCCGTACCAAAACCCGCTCTCACCGATGGCGTGGTATACGACCTACGACGTCATTCCTGGTCCGGCCGCCGCTGCGAACGGCTATGCCGTGCCTTACGTCGCAACGTTGCTGTTGAACTATAAGCATCAGCGCTTGACGGTGACCAACTTTTGGAACTTCAACTCGGGTGCATCCTATGGCGCACCGACCGCGTGGCCCGGGTTTAATCCGCAGTCGTGCTACGCGCCCCCGGCGGCGTGGCTTGCGGCCCACGGCAGAGCGGCGGATCCGGCATCCTGCGATGACTTCGGAACCTTGCCACTCTTCATACCGGATCCCTACACCAATGGCTACGATAACCTGGGCGCCTTCAAGGAGCCGTGGCAGCTACAAATGGGGTTCAACTTCAATTACGAAGTCAGCCCGCGAATCACCGCGCGCCTCAACTTCAGCAACCTGCTGGACATTTGCGGACAGCGCGGGTATCAGTGGGATAATCCCTCGGTGTGCGTCTACGGTTCGCTGCCGACCAACTTCCTGTATCCCGCCGGCAACTTCTATCCCAACTCGGTCTCTTCGCGGCCGCCGCCGCAGTTGCAGTACCCGTATTCATTCTGGTTCAACGGCAACAACACGGGTTTTTTGGGCGTCGTGCAACCGCTGCAAGTGACCGGCTCGGTGACGTTCAAACTCTAG
- a CDS encoding tyrosine-type recombinase/integrase, which produces MSHSPRLKKAPQPAAAGASDPLVADLRGYLLSERKRSPLTVAAYERDLGEFSAFLRRTQDIAELAAVKPSQIRQYIAHMFDARGYDSRTVCRKLSSIRALYRFLKITGVLENDPAAAIPGPSIAKKRPAPLKVDEVIALLRTTLAGRTDEARLRDTAIMELFYASGMRRAELAGVRLAAVDLTERTICVTGKGNKERMVVINRTAADAIAAYLRVRPRSADPRLFLGRGGKGLTPKHVWRIFRAVYRVSGITKHATPHTLRHSFATHLVENGVDLETVRELLGHESLATTGIYLQLAMGHKRRAYDEAHPRDRIEEYR; this is translated from the coding sequence ATGTCGCATTCACCCCGCCTAAAGAAGGCGCCCCAGCCGGCAGCCGCAGGGGCCTCCGATCCGTTGGTCGCGGATCTGCGCGGATATCTGCTGAGCGAGCGCAAGCGCAGCCCGCTGACGGTTGCCGCCTACGAGCGCGATCTGGGGGAGTTCAGCGCGTTTCTGCGGCGCACCCAGGATATCGCAGAACTAGCGGCCGTGAAGCCGTCGCAGATCCGCCAGTACATCGCGCACATGTTCGATGCCCGTGGCTACGACAGCCGGACCGTCTGCCGGAAGCTCTCGTCGATCCGCGCGCTCTATCGGTTCTTAAAAATTACGGGCGTCCTCGAGAACGACCCGGCGGCTGCGATTCCCGGGCCCTCGATTGCCAAGAAGCGGCCCGCGCCGCTCAAGGTCGACGAGGTGATCGCCCTGCTGCGCACGACGCTCGCCGGCCGCACCGACGAGGCGCGCCTGCGGGACACGGCGATCATGGAGCTCTTCTATGCCAGCGGCATGCGGCGGGCCGAGCTCGCCGGCGTACGCCTGGCCGCGGTCGATCTAACGGAACGAACGATTTGCGTCACCGGCAAAGGCAATAAAGAGCGGATGGTGGTGATCAATCGCACGGCCGCCGACGCCATCGCGGCCTATCTTCGGGTGAGACCGCGCAGCGCCGATCCGCGACTCTTCCTCGGGCGCGGAGGCAAAGGATTAACCCCCAAGCACGTTTGGCGAATCTTTCGCGCCGTGTATCGCGTCAGCGGAATTACGAAGCATGCGACGCCGCACACGCTGCGGCATTCCTTCGCGACCCACCTCGTCGAAAACGGAGTCGACCTCGAAACCGTGCGCGAACTGCTCGGCCACGAGAGTCTCGCCACAACCGGCATCTATCTGCAGTTGGCGATGGGACACAAACGGCGTGCTTACGACGAAGCCCATCCGCGCGACCGTATAGAAGAATATCGCTAA